The Rubricoccus marinus nucleotide sequence ATGATGTCGCCGTAGTCCGAGATGCCGGTCCCCGACAGGTGCGTGTGCGAGAAGCCGTAGAGGTGCGGATCGTCGTAGTAGTAGCCCGCGCAGCCCTCCCACGAGTCGTCGATGCGCGTGTCAGGGCTGAGCTGCACCATGCCGAATGGTGTCGTCGCGCCCGGAAACGTGTGGCCCGTTCCTCCGGTCCCGATAAACGGGTCCACGTGCTGCGTCCACTGGGCCGCGGGTGCGGGCGAGACGAGCGCCAGAGGCGCGAGGACGAGGAGGGCGAGAAGCGTGCGCATGGAGAGCAAGGGCCGGCCTCTGGCGCCAGAGGCGAGCACGGCTGTGGAAGGCAGAACGTAGCCACCGCCCCGGCCGCAGCGCGCCAGAGGCCACGCGCGCGATCCCGGCGGCTCCCTATGCCGGGGGGCGCGGCGCGGCGGTTACCTTTCGCGACCCTCTCACTCCCCGCTCAACCACGATGGATCGACGCGCGGTCCAGGAACGATTCGGCATCCTCGGCGACAGCCCCGCGCTGCGCGGCGCGCTGGACCGCATCCGGCAGGTGGCCCCGGTCGATATCACGGTTCTGCTCGAAGGCGAGAGCGGCGTCGGCAAGGAGGTGTTCGCGACCGCGCTGCACGGCCTCTCGCAGCGGCGGCACAAGAAGTTTGTCGTCGTCAACTGCGGCGCGATCCCGGAGGGGCTGATCGAGAGCGAGCTGTTCGGGTCCGAGAAAGGGGCGTACACCGGCAGCGTGGAGCGGCGCATCGGCTTTTTTGAGGAGGCCCACGATGGGACGCTGTTCCTGGACGAGATCGGCGAGATGCCGATCCAGGCCCAAGTCCGTCTCTTGCGCGTGCTCGAAACCGGCGAGTTCAGCCGCGTGGGCTCCAGCACGGTCCAGAAAACCGACGCGCGCATTGTCGCGGCGACGAACAAAGACCTGGGCAAGGAGGTCGCCGAAGGGCGCTTCCGCGAGGACCTCTACTACCGCCTGAGCCCGGTCATCATCCAGATCCCGCCGCTGCGCCATAGGCCGTCGGATATTGGGCCGCTGTTCGAGGCGTTTATGCGCGACATCGCGCGCCGCTACGACGCGCCGGTCCCGCAGATCGACCCGGAGGCACGGCAGCTCCTCTTGCGCTATG carries:
- a CDS encoding sigma-54 interaction domain-containing protein, with translation MDRRAVQERFGILGDSPALRGALDRIRQVAPVDITVLLEGESGVGKEVFATALHGLSQRRHKKFVVVNCGAIPEGLIESELFGSEKGAYTGSVERRIGFFEEAHDGTLFLDEIGEMPIQAQVRLLRVLETGEFSRVGSSTVQKTDARIVAATNKDLGKEVAEGRFREDLYYRLSPVIIQIPPLRHRPSDIGPLFEAFMRDIARRYDAPVPQIDPEARQLLLRYGWPGNVRELRNVAEQSVVLTQGRVLTPDALRPYLRGISAGAGTVPVKSTATPPPRSEPADTGEIGVLYRSILEMRAELREIRDLLTNGERAFDGPARQIAQTSGIPTTSPFGEDMDVAYDPPTPAITYEASDTDFEVEDDYGPAVTLPDSLDEALSQGLPLPTIEEAEMALLREALRRYDGNRRETADALGISERTLYRKVKDLDGDE